GAAATAAGGTCAAATTCAAGGACAAGGAATTCACTATCGTTAGCATGAACGACGCTATTGCAGTCAAACCCGAGATCGCTATTTTTTCAGCAGGCGGTGGAACATCTTTGGAGTTTGCTCCAAAATTCGCTGAGGTTGGAACAGTAGTGATCGATAACTCATCGGCTTGGAGAATGGATCCGACTAAGAAATTGGTTGTTCCTGAGATCAATGCGAACGTTTTGACAAAAGAAGACAAAATCATTGCTAATCCCAATTGTTCTACAATCCAGTTGGTAATGGTTCTTCACCCGTTGAATCAGAAATATGATATCAAAAGGGTCATTGTTTCAACTTACCAATCTGTTACCGGAACCGGAAAAGCAGCTGTTGATCAACTAAATTCTGAAATCAAAGGCGAAAACCCTGAGAAAGTTTATCCTTATCAAATTTTCAAAAATGCATTGCCACATTGCGATGTTTTTGCGGATGATGATTATACTAAGGAAGAAATCAAATTGATGAAAGAGCCTAAGAAAATTATGGGCGATGATACTTTCAATTTGACGGCAACTGCAGTAAGAGTTCCTGTACAAGGAGGACATTCTGAAAGCGTAAACATCGAGTTTGAAAACGAATTTGATTTGGAAGAAGTAAGAAAAATTCTTTCTGAAACACCAGGAGTCGTTCTTCAGGATAACGTTAAAAATAACGAATATCCAATGCCTTTATACTCTGAAGGAAAAGATGACGTTTTTGTCGGAAGAATCAGAAGAGATCTTTCGCAACCAAAAACGCTCAACCTCTGGATTGTAGCAGACAATCTCCGAAAGGGCGCTGCTACCAACGCAGTTCAGATTGCAGAGTACCTAGTAGCAAATAACTTAGTTTAAACTAACAAAATCTAAAGAATCTTCGAAATTTCGAAGATTCTTTTTTTAGCAATGAAAACAAATAAAAAAAACAATTCTAGTCTCGCTTTTCAAAAATGGATCGCTGTTGTTGGCATTATTCTATTCGTAGGGAAAATAGTTGCCTGGAAACTAACAAATTCTGACGCCGTATTCTCCGACGCTATGGAAAGCATCGTGAATGTCATCAGTGCTTTTTTGGGACTTTATTCTTTATACTTAGCTTCGAAACCGAGAGATGAGAATCATCCTTACGGACACGGAAAAGTGGAGTTTGTCACATCGGCTATAGAAGGCTCTCTGATCAGCATTGCCGGTTTAATGATTATTTATGAAGGAACCAACAGTTTGATATCCGGAAAGGTTCTTAGTAAATTGGATTTGGGAATTTGGATTATCGCTGCAACGGCTATTATTAATTACATTATTGGCTATATCTCGATTCAAAAAGGGAAAAGAGAGAATTCGATTGTTTTGATTTCTTCCGGGAAGCATCTTCAGTCTGATACAATTACAACTTTGGGTGTTGTAGTCAGTTTAGTATTAGTTTATTTCACAAAAATTGTTTGGATAGACTCTGTAGTTGCTTTGTTCTTTGGATTCTATATAATTGTAATCGGCTACAAAATCATTAGAAAATCTCTGAGTGGAATAATGGATGAAGCCGATCCAGAAATGTTGGAAAGATTGGCAAGCTTCCTCAATGAGAACAGAAAACCAGAATGGATAGATGTTCATAATATGAAAATCCAGCAATTTGGAAGCCGACTTCATATAGATGCACACATCACTTTACCTTGGTATTTTGAACTAAGAACTGCTCACGATGAGATGGAGGAAGTCATTAAATTAATCGCCAAAAACACCGACAGAAAAGTAGAATTCAATTTTCATATGGACGATTGCAAACCGACTTCCTGTGCTATTTGCCAAATTGAAAACTGTCCAGTTCGCCAACATGCTTTTACAAAAAAGATTGATTGGAATGGCGAGAATATTTCACAGCCGGATAAACATACTTTAGATAATCAACTCTGAATCATCTTTTTACGATAATAAAAAATCGGAACAAGCAAAACAAGTGTCAGTGGTTGAATCACAAATCTTCTCACATAAAATGAGAAAAGATAACCAAAGTCAAACTCATCATAAATGCAGAAGAGATAAATTGGGAATACGATTGCGAAAACCAAAAGAATCAAGATAAAAGCCTGCTTTGTCCATTCTTTATTTTGGAAAAGAAAATGGATAATTACCAACGAGAAAAAGGCGTTTAAACCAAATCTAAAAAGATAACTTATAATTAATTTCCCCCAAACAAAATCTGGAAAAATTTCATTTGGATTAGCTGTTTTGAAGAAACGCAAAAAAGGATCATAGAAAAGTTTATCTTCTAATCCGCGTATCCCGATTAATCCTAAAACGCCTGACAAAACTAAAACCCACTTTAGTATTTTAGGCAATTTTATGGATTGCAAAAGTGAAATGTGAACAATCATTTTTACAAAAATTTAAATTCTTTGATAGATTAATAGCATTATGAAATTCTCAATCCAAAGATTGAATAAGTCTAAATTCATTATTTACTTACGAGAGTAAATGAATGCTATAAAACGAAGTGTTGGATATTAGAATCAGTTCGATTCTGTAAAGCGCTGTGGAAAATCCCAGCTTGGATAATAAATTTATTTTTCATTGTTTCTCGTGTGTTAGACGACAAAATTACAAAAATAAATATTGTTAATCGCTAATAATCAACAATTAAAGTCAAAAAAATTAAAATTCTTTAATGATAATTAAGATTTATCTGTTTTTTTTAAAGCAAAAACCTGAATCCAGACTAACCAAAGAATAATTACACCGCCATAGATAATCGCAGGAAAAAGGTAATCGTGGCCAATTTTTTCGTACTGAGGGTATTTTAAGAAAATGATATTCAATAAAACAATTCTGGAAATATTAAGGATATGAAGTAAAATAATTCCTCCGAGGGCAAATAGAAATGTTTTAGCACCTTTATAAAAAGCAAAAACAAAAGCCGTAAATAAGATTGCGACCGAGAAAACATTACAACCTTCTACCATTCTGGTTGTGAACTTCCCGGATGTTTGAAACAAGACACTATGCAATTTCAAACTATCTACCAAAACAGTTGGGAAGCCTAATACATTTTGCAGAAAAGCGACTTGTTTCGCTACCCATCTTGTAAAAGGATCTACCACTTCGTTTTCATATGTGTTAAGATAGAATTGATAGAGCAATACCAGAACGATATAGATAACAACGAATCTTAACAGAATTTTCAGAACGGGTAAAAAATCTTTCATTTGTGGGTGTTTATTTTTTAAGGTCAATTGAAATCACACTTTATTTTTATAAAATTCTAAGTTTGTGATTTTAAAGCGTAAAATTACAATTTTTAGCGAATCAAAATCTATTATTAATTAACTTTGTTCTATGCAGGAACATCAGGATTTTTTCAAAGAATTTTTGGGTAAAAACCCGGATTCTTTTATTGCAATTCCACAAAGTGGCTCTTCCAGAATCAATTATATCGGGAGTTTTGAGGATAAGAAATATGTGATTACTTATAACGAGAATATTCGGGAGAATGAAGCGTTTTTCTATTTTTCCGAGTTATTTCAAAGTCTACAACTTAATACGCCGAAGGTTTTTAAAATCAATTCTGATAGAGATTTGTATGTTCAGGAGTTTCTGGGAAACAAAACGCTTTCGGAAGTTATTGCTGAGGAAGGAACTTCTGACCGAGTAAAAAAATTAGTCAAAAAAAGTCTGGAGAATTTGTTTAAACTGCAGTCCAAAACTTTGGGAAAAGTAGATTTCAAAAAAAGTTTTGAGTATGAAAGTTATGATGATTTACCAATTACGCACGATCTTTATTACTTCAAGAATTTTTTGATTGATGTTCTTGAAATTGAATATCACAAATCGACTTTGCTGAAGGAATTCAAAACTATTTCTGAGTTGATTCAGAAGTTGGAGCCAAAGACCTTGATGATTCGGGATTTCCAGTCCAGGAATATTTTGGTGGATGAGAATGATGAGGTTTTCTTTATCGATTATCAATCGGCAATGGAAGGTCCTGCAGCTTATGATGTGATATCTTTTCTTTATCAGGCTAAAGCTAATTTCCCTAATAATTTTAAAGAAGAAATGCTTGATTATTATGTATCATTCTGGGAAAAGGCTTCTGACAAAGAAGCTCTGAAAGAATCTTTTGATTGGATGAAAATGATGCGTTTTCTGCAGGTTTTAGGTGCTTATGGGTTCCGCGGGTTGATACAGAGAAAAAAACATTTTTTAGCAAGCTTACTTCAAGGAATTAATAACATTTATGAACTGAATCAAACGTGGAATGAGATTGCTCTACAGTTTCCGGAATTGTATTTTATCATTCTAAGATTAAAAAGCAAAGAAGTGCAATCTAAGATTGAGGAATTGATTATTGATTAAGGCTTAGCAGCTTCACTCTGACATTGATTGACAAATTTTGTTAAGACGACAAATGCCCTAGCCCCGATTGCAGTGGTTACCCCGCAACAAGCCTTGGGAAAAGTTTTGGCGTGAGGAGTATGAGCGGAAAGCGGGAAATAGCTCCTAAGTAAATTTTTTAGATTACTTCGCTTCGTTCGCAATGACAAATAAAAAACCTCAGAAGCAATTCTGAGGTTTTTTCTGAATATTTTCAGTCTCTCTAATTATTTAATACAGTTAATGCATTTTCTTTTACAACTCGCTTAGCGAATCTGAATTTTGGTCCCCAATAATTATCGTCTAGTGAAGAAACCATTACACCTTTGGATGTTGCGGCGTGAATAAACTTCACTTCGCCTTCTGGCGTTACATCTTCCACGATTCCTACGTGAGAGATTCTGCTGCCTCTGTGTGAGAAAAATACCAAATCTCCTTTCTGAAGTTCTGTTTTTTCTACAGAATCGCCTTCTTGAGATTGTTGAGCTGCTACTCTTGGAAGGTCCATCCCAGCTGCTGCGCCAAAAACTGACAATACGAATGCTGAACAGTCTATTCCGCTTCTGGAAGTTCCTCCGAATCTGTATGGTGTTCCGAGATAACTTTCAGCTTCGGATAAGATATTGTCAATCGTATTGCTGTGTCTGATTGCATTTTCTATCGCTGACCTTTTGATAACATCGTTTGTATTAGCAATAGATGCTAAAACTTGTTGTCCTTTGTTGTTTGATTTGTTGGTTACGGGTTTTACGTTTACATCCAACGATGCAAATTTGGCATCAGTTTTGTATGTTTGATTGTTAGAAACCACATAGTTAGAAACACAAGACTGAAGTGTAAAAAACGTGGTCACAAATAAGATATAAACTAGAACTCTTTTCTTCATATATATTTAATTATTTGTGTTAAACTTTAGGTTGGTATTTTGTGATTGCATAGCAAAAATAGCCATTACCGTTTAAAGGGTCTTCCAATTCAAACTGAGAGACTTTTAGTTTAACATATTTTAACAGTCTTTTTAAGAATGTTAAAAAAAAATGAACCGCAAAGCCTTTATTTGGGCATTGCGGTTTTATTTTTAGTTAAGATTCTTTAACTTTTTTGTAGATATTTATCTAGTGAAGAGTAATTCTCTATATTTTGTCATTGGCCAAAGCTCATCGTCAACCATCATTTCCAGAGCGTCAGAAGCCTCTCTAATGTTATCAAACAAAGGGATAACTTTGGTGCAATATTCTTCTGCTTGCTTTTGACTTCCTGACGTATTTTTAGCTTTTTCTTTAGCAGCTAATAAATTGTCAACACCAACTTTGATTTGAGAAACATTTCCGGAAATATCAGAAATCAATGCCAATTGTTCTTTTGCCAAAGTCTTGAATTCTTTGTCTCCGAAGATTTCTTTCAATCCTTTAACGTTCTCGATCAATCTGTTTTGATAATTAAGCGCTGCAGGAATGATGTGGTTTCTTGCAATATCAGCCAAAACTCTAGCTTCGATATCAATTACTGTTGAGTATTTTTCTAACTTGATTTCGTTTCTAGCTTCGAATTCTCTGTGGGAATAGATTCCTAATTCCTCGTAAAGCTCAACGAATTTTTGGTCTAATTCCATTTTAAGAGCTTCCGGAGTTGTCTTCAAATTGTTAAGACCTCTTTTCTTAGCTTCTTTGGCCCAATCGTCAGAATAACCGTCACCTTCGAACATAATGCTTTTGGATTGCTTGATGTATTCTCTCAAAACATTGAAAATTGCTTCGTCTTTTTTAAGACCAGTTTCAATCAAAGCATCAACCTCAGTTTTGAAAGTTTTTAATTGTTTAGCCGCAATTACGTTCATTACAGTCATTACTTCCGCACAGTTTGCAGAAGAGCCCACCGCTCTGATTTCGAATTTGTTTCCGGTAAAGGCAAAAGGCGAAGTTCTGTTTCTATCGGTATTATCTAAAAGAATTTCAGGAATTTTTCCAACAACATTCAGTTTCAACTCCGTTTTTTCTTCAGGAGATAATTTTCCGTCTGTTACTTTTTCCAATTCTTCCAAAACGCCGAACAATTGACTTCCTATGAATGCTGAAATGATTGCAGGTGGCGCTTCATTAGCTCCCAATCTGTGGTCGTTGCTCGCAGATGCAATACTTGCTCTCAACAAATCCGCATAATCGTGAACCGCTTTCAAAGTATTAACAAAAAAAGTCAGGAACTGAAGGTTTTTCTTTGGATTTTTACCCGGACTCAAAAGGTTTTCGCCTGTATCTGTTCCCAAAGACCAATTGTTATGTTTTCCACTTCCGTTAACACCAGCAAATGGTTTTTCGTGAAATAAAATATGGAAGTGATGCTTGTGTGCAATCCTTGCCATAATATCCATTAATAATGAATTGTGGTCAACTGCAACATTTGCTTCTTCGAACATTGGTGCCAATTCGAATTGGTTAGGCGCAACCTCATTGTGACGCGTTGTTACAGGAATTCCTAACTTCATACATTCGATTTCCAACTCCTTCATATAATTCATCACTCTTGTAGGAATCGAACCAAAATAATGGTCATCCAACTGTTGTCCTTTTGCAGGAGAATGTCCTAGTAAAGTTTTTCCTGTTAAAACCAAATCTGGTCTTGATTGATACAAAGCTGTATCTACCAAGAAATATTCTTGTTCCCAGCCCAAAGTTGGAGAAACTTTTGTTACATTTTTATCGAAGTAAGACTTGCAGACATCCGTTGCTGCTTCATCAACCGCATTCAAAGCTCTTAATAATGGTGCTTTATAATCTAAAGTTTCGCCTGTGTAAGAAATGAAAATCGAAGGAATACAAAGTGTAGTTCCCATAATGAAAGCCGGAGAAGTTGGATCCCAAGCAGTATAACCTCTAGCTTCAAACGTATTTCTGATTCCACCATTTGGGAAAGAAGAAGCATCTGGCTCTTGCTGAATCAATAACGCTCCGCTAAATCTCTCGATTGCTCTACCGCCTTCGATTGGTGTGAAGAAAGAATCGTGTTTCTCAGCAGTTGCGCCTGTTAATGGTTGGAACCAGTGTGTGTAGTGTGTTGCGCCTTTGGACATTGCCCAATCTTTCATCGCAACAGCCACTTGGTCTGCAATGTGTCTCTGGATTTTTGTTCCTTTTTTAATAGCATCTAAAATAGATTGGAATGCTTCTTTCGTCAGATATTCTCTCATTGTTTCTTCAGAGAATACGTTTTGACAAAACAATTCTGAAAGTTTGGAAGGTATAGAAACCGCATTATCCTGTCTGTAATTTCTGAAAGGAAGCTCGGCTAAGGCTTTAAATCTTAATGTTGACATAAAAGTGTGTTATTTTTAACAAGGCAAATTTACAAAAAATATAAATTCAAATTAATTTACCCCTGAAAATTTATAGTCATTTTAAATAAAACAAATTTAAAACTTAAAACAACCCCTAAATTTCAAGACAAATCAATTAACGTAAACAAAAACTTTTATTTAATATTTGTTATCAAATTATGAATGAAATTTATTTTTAGAATATTGATGAGAAAGTTTAACTTTAAAAACTATTATAAATTAATCAACCAAGAAGCACATAAAAGCAACAATCATTTGAAATTCAACTAATTAACCAAAATATTTTGATTTAAATAAAATTTCATATCTTTGCAGACTTTTACAAAAATTTTAATATATGGCAAATTCAAGAGCAAGAGAAACCACAGAAGCTATCGAAAGATTATATGTCTCTATGAGACACTTATTCTATAGAGGATTTTTCAAACCATCTGGAGTGTCGGGCGAATCATTAAGAAAATTATTAATGGTCATCAATCCCGAAATCTACGGAAGCATGAGCATCCCTAACAAGATAGAACTGGACGGTTTGCTTTATGTTCTTGACCGTCTCCCGGAAGGCATCGAGGAGTGTTCTTTTATCCATTTGACTTCTGACGAAGGTTTTGACAAAGGAAGTTTCGAGCCAATCGTTCCTAAGAAAAGACGTAGAAACTGCTACAGAATAGATGAACACCAAATGAACATCGAGGTTCTTTTGGGACGTTCTGAGATTTATGATATCCTGACTCACTTAACATTCCTTTATTTGGAAGCTGATAAAATTAAAAATATCGGTTTCGATTTGGATAACGAAGGTCGCCCAAAACGCATCTGGAAAATCATTGAAGAGGTTGCAAAAGGCGAGAAAAAATACAGCAGAAAAGAAAAAGAAGTGGCATTGATTCATCTTTCTTCTTTCTTAGGAAGAACTTTTGATGAAACTCTGAATGCTTATAACAACTTCGGAGACGACAAAAATCCGGACCGTTTGTTCAAAATCATTTATTGGTTAGGGCAGATCAGCCTTGATGATTGGAGAGAAACAAGGGAAAGAGAAATCCATTTTTCAGCGATTCTGCAGGAACGTGTAGGTCATCACCTTTTCGGGGAAAGATGGGCGAACAAAATCAAGAATATCCTTGTAGAAAACAATCTTCATATGCGTCCGCTTCACATCATCAGTGCCAATATGCACTCTGTGAAAAATATGCTTTTCGCCAATGAGGCTCTTAACAAAAAAGCCACAAAAGAAGTAGATTATAAATTATTTGCTGACATCAGTAATAAGAAAGACCTTCAGGAAAAAATCCTTGACCACGCATTGAAAGAAGGAATGATTTATATTGATGACAATAGCGGAAGTAATATCGATGTCCAAATCATCGACCTTTCTAAAACTGAACTAAAGAATTCGGTTTTCGCTAATCAAAAATACAAAGGCGACGATGTGATTTTGGTTTTCGATTATGCTTTCGGTGAACAAGCTTATGAAGTAATGGACGAATTGTTAAGGCCTTACGAAGTGAACGGCGAAGTTTATATGATGAAAGTTAAATCCGTCTCTATAATGGGGAAAGCAGGAATCTTGACCGGTGGAAAAGGCGATATTATGATTCCAACGTCTCACATTTTTGAAGGAACTGCCGATAATTATACTTTCGAAAACGCTTTGAAATTGGAAGATTTTGTAGATGATGAGGTTAAAGCTTTTGAAGGACCAATGATTACTGTTCTTGGAACATCGCTTCAAAACAAAGATATCTTATCCTATTTTATGACAACTTCTTGGAAAGCCATCGGACTGGAAATGGAAGGTGCGCATTACCAAAAAGCGATTCAAGTAGCGAGCAAAATTCGTCATCACATTTCTCCGGATTTGTTTGTGATGTATGCTTATTACGCTTCTGATAATCCATTAGAAACAGGAAGTACATTATCTTCCGGCGGACTTGGACTCACAGGTGTAAAACCAACTTATATGATTACGCATAAAATCATCGAGAAAATTCTTGATAAGAAATAAAAATAGAAAGCCTCCAAAATTTGGAGGCTTTTTTATGAATAAAACTATCTCGCTTATTTTGCAGATACAGCAAATTTTTAGTTTTAATGATTTGCTAAATCTACCAAACTTTTGAGAGCATCAATTATAATTACATTTAAATAAAATTAGCAATCGTATAAATCAGCAAACCAACCAATCCACCAACGATGGTTCCATTGATTCGGATGAATTGCAAATCTTTCCCGACTTCCAGTTCCAATTTTCGGCTGAGTTCTTTACCTTCCCAATTGCCAACCGTTGTACTAATGAGTTCACCAAAATTCTGTGTGTTTTTCAGAATATATTTATAGGCAGTCAATCTAACCCAATTATCAATTCGACTTTGGAATTGCTCATCATTTTGAAGGTTAGAAACAAATTCATCAATGTTTTTTTTGACATAAGATTTTAGTTTAGAATCTTCATCTGATAGTTCTTTTATCAAAGAAGATTTCAGAGATTGCCAAATATCAGAGGAATATTGTTTGATTTTATTACTTTGCAGAAAATCAGATTTTATAGAATCAAATTCTGTTTCCCATTTTGGTTCTTCTTTTAGTTCTTGTGAAAAATCCAGAATTTTATTCGTGATTTCAGCTCGTAATGGATGATTAAGATTTTCTTCAACTTCCAGAAAATAATCGCTTAAACCTTTGGTGATTTTTTCTGCAATTTTATTATCTACCGATTTTGGAATCAAAAAGAAACTCTCCTTTCCTACTCTTTCGGAAACCATTTGCTGATTATCCAGAATATAATTTTTGATTTGAGAACTTAGATTGGTAATGATTTTCTGATGGTCATTTTTATTGAGAAGATATTCGATTCCGTTTCCAACAACTGAGTTTAATTTGAGTGAATCCGTCATTTCCTCAGCTTTATTTGAAATAAATTTCACAACAGATTCATCATCTAACTTATTCAGAATATCTTTAAGAATCGATGACAACTCATTAATCAAAACATTCTGATTATTATCCTTAGACAGCCAATCCCCTACATAAACCGAAACTTTTAGTTTCTGAATATAAGGACGAATATTCTGAGGTGATAGAAAATTATCAACCACAAAATTTCCTAGATTATCTCCGATTTTTTCTTTAGAATTCTCAATCAAATTGGTATGCGGAATTTTAAGTCCTAAAGGATAATTGAACAAAGCCGTCACCGCAAACCAATCCGCCAAAGCACCAACCATCGCCGCTTCCGAGAACGCACGGATGTATCCAATCCAATGCGAATGATTTTCTTTTTGCAAAATCGTCATTGTTATGAAAGTAACCGCCATCAGAATAAATAATCCTGTCGCAAGATTTTTGTAGCGCTTGAGTTGTTGTTTTTTCAATTCATCATTCATAAATCTGGAAAATCGAAAATCATTCCAAACAAAATTAATCAAAATTTGATGGAATACTCTTGAAAATCATATCAATAAATCTATACTAAAATGTTTATTTTTTTAGTTTTGTGTTTAGAAAACAATTCTATGAAAAAACTCTCTGTACTGATGGTAATATTCTTATCATCATTCTTCTATTCGCAGACTCAAGATCTTTATGCATTAGCAAAAGGAGAACATTTGGGATTCAACGCTATCTTTGACCAAAAGGACAATCTTTTCGGTTACATTTCCATCTATTCTTATGGAAAAAGCAGTGATAAAACCAAAAAATTCGAATATGTAATCCTTGATAAAAATCTGAATCCAATCGCGAACAAAGAGTTTGAAGGTGATATCACAGCAGGCGATTATTACGGCTATATGGATTTTCGAGGAGAAATTATCCTCCGCCCTTCCAGAATAGACCGAGAATTCGTTACCAACAAAACGGTTTTCACGCCATCTTCAATGGTCATTGACCTGAAAGACAATTCGGTGAAAAAGAAAATCTATTATGATTATGACAATGGAACATTCAAGGAAATCACCGAACAAAAAGCGTGGAAAAGTGCCAGAAAAGAAAACCGTGAAGAGAAAAAGGAAAAAGGTTACAATTACATCTCTTATGTCGTAGAAATCAAAGAAGGTGGATATATTGCTGTAGAATATAATGATTATGGGAAATATGTGAATAACAACAGTCTCATCAAATTTGATGAAAATAAAAAGGAATTATGGCGATACAAGTACAATACTTCTGGTGACAAAAAAATAAATGAGGAGATTTCTTTAATCGATAAGGATGAAAAGCATCTCTTTTTCCTAGTCAAAAAAACGATAGACAAAAACAAGCAATATTCTCTTTTGGTACTTGACATCAAAACCGGAGAACAAAAAAGTTTTGAAAAAATAGAAGTCTTGAACAATGAAACTCTGGATTATATCACGAGTTTGTACTCCTACACTTTCGGGAATATTGATAACGACAAAATTTTCGATGATAAGATTGTAATGCTCGGCAACCACATTACCAATGACCTCCGAAAAATCGGCTACACCAGACTTTTGGTGGATAAAAATACATTTGAGGTCAACGTAAAAGACCTTGACCACCTTGACCTTGTAAGTTATATTCCTAAGATCAAAGAAAGTGGACTGGTAGAATCTGGTTATTACTTACATCCTCGTGATGCCTATTTTCTGAAAGACGGAAGCGTTGGCTTAATCTTGGAAAAGTATAAACCAGAAGGACAATACAGCGCACCAAAAACCACAGATTTGGTTTACGTTTTTACGGATAAAGATTTTAAAACAAAAGGCGTAAAGATTTTTGAAAAGGAAAAATCAAAATGGTCTAACTCAGATTATCTTTTTTCTCAATATCTGAACGATGGAAAAGATGTGGTCTTCTTCTACCGAGATTATGTAAAAGATAGCGAAACAAAGGAGAAAAACTGGAATCTGTACATCAATACATTAATAGACGGAAACTTCAAACAGGAAGTTGTACCAATCTCTGCCAAAGACGATTATATGGTTTATCCATATGTTGGAAAAGAAGGCTATATCTTGTTGAGAGAATATAATCAAAAGGAAAAATACAATAAGATCCGTTTGGAACGTCTCAATTATTAAGACAAAAGTCTCTGAGTTTTCAGAGACTTTTTTTATTATAAAATTCGGTAATGTATTTGATATCATCCAGACTTAAATTCCACATAAAATTGAGAAACTGCTGGTAACTTTCGCTCTGATTTTTTGGATCAACTCTGTCCAGATAACGATTGAGTTTATAATTCTTCCGAGCTTCATATATTTTTTCAAAATTCTTTCCCAACCAATATTTGTAGTAATCTATATCCGGATCTTCTTTTTGAAGAAATTGCAAAGCAGAATAAATTCCAACGCCATAATCTTCTGATTGATAAAAATTAGGAAGGACTTCCATTTTCGCTATTTTCTGCAGGTCAATAAAATCAGGTTTCGGTTCTTCTTTTGAAACCAAATCCTGCAAAGGGAAATGCTTGTCTAGATATTGTATCCTCGCCTCTATCTCAGGATGCGAAGCCACAGAATCTTTATCTATCTTCTCTTTGTAATGAGAATAATCGTAGCCGGAAAAATCTTCCTTTTTCATCCATTGTTCCTTGAAAGGATGATTCGGAAGGTCAAAAAACTGTTTATAAGTTTCAGCCTTGACTATTTTTGGAGAAATCGTATCGTATTTTTTCAAATTCAACAAAGCTTTCCTGAAATCTGGCTTGGAAAAATTCGATTTCTGATAATAGATATAACCAAGAGAATCTGCTTCATTTTCCTGTTTCCTTTTCTGTGCACTGAATTTGTACAATTGTCTTTTGTAAAACTGATGCGCTTTCTCACCCTTGTTATTTTGAACTAATGTCAAAGTTTTAGCTTCAGCTTTTCCATCTTTTCCCAACTGAATATTTTCTAATTGAATCTTGATGGAATGGTCCAAAAAAAGAT
The genomic region above belongs to Epilithonimonas zeae and contains:
- a CDS encoding glutamine synthetase III family protein; this translates as MSTLRFKALAELPFRNYRQDNAVSIPSKLSELFCQNVFSEETMREYLTKEAFQSILDAIKKGTKIQRHIADQVAVAMKDWAMSKGATHYTHWFQPLTGATAEKHDSFFTPIEGGRAIERFSGALLIQQEPDASSFPNGGIRNTFEARGYTAWDPTSPAFIMGTTLCIPSIFISYTGETLDYKAPLLRALNAVDEAATDVCKSYFDKNVTKVSPTLGWEQEYFLVDTALYQSRPDLVLTGKTLLGHSPAKGQQLDDHYFGSIPTRVMNYMKELEIECMKLGIPVTTRHNEVAPNQFELAPMFEEANVAVDHNSLLMDIMARIAHKHHFHILFHEKPFAGVNGSGKHNNWSLGTDTGENLLSPGKNPKKNLQFLTFFVNTLKAVHDYADLLRASIASASNDHRLGANEAPPAIISAFIGSQLFGVLEELEKVTDGKLSPEEKTELKLNVVGKIPEILLDNTDRNRTSPFAFTGNKFEIRAVGSSANCAEVMTVMNVIAAKQLKTFKTEVDALIETGLKKDEAIFNVLREYIKQSKSIMFEGDGYSDDWAKEAKKRGLNNLKTTPEALKMELDQKFVELYEELGIYSHREFEARNEIKLEKYSTVIDIEARVLADIARNHIIPAALNYQNRLIENVKGLKEIFGDKEFKTLAKEQLALISDISGNVSQIKVGVDNLLAAKEKAKNTSGSQKQAEEYCTKVIPLFDNIREASDALEMMVDDELWPMTKYRELLFTR
- a CDS encoding DUF6909 family protein; the encoded protein is MANSRARETTEAIERLYVSMRHLFYRGFFKPSGVSGESLRKLLMVINPEIYGSMSIPNKIELDGLLYVLDRLPEGIEECSFIHLTSDEGFDKGSFEPIVPKKRRRNCYRIDEHQMNIEVLLGRSEIYDILTHLTFLYLEADKIKNIGFDLDNEGRPKRIWKIIEEVAKGEKKYSRKEKEVALIHLSSFLGRTFDETLNAYNNFGDDKNPDRLFKIIYWLGQISLDDWRETREREIHFSAILQERVGHHLFGERWANKIKNILVENNLHMRPLHIISANMHSVKNMLFANEALNKKATKEVDYKLFADISNKKDLQEKILDHALKEGMIYIDDNSGSNIDVQIIDLSKTELKNSVFANQKYKGDDVILVFDYAFGEQAYEVMDELLRPYEVNGEVYMMKVKSVSIMGKAGILTGGKGDIMIPTSHIFEGTADNYTFENALKLEDFVDDEVKAFEGPMITVLGTSLQNKDILSYFMTTSWKAIGLEMEGAHYQKAIQVASKIRHHISPDLFVMYAYYASDNPLETGSTLSSGGLGLTGVKPTYMITHKIIEKILDKK
- a CDS encoding DUF445 domain-containing protein codes for the protein MNDELKKQQLKRYKNLATGLFILMAVTFITMTILQKENHSHWIGYIRAFSEAAMVGALADWFAVTALFNYPLGLKIPHTNLIENSKEKIGDNLGNFVVDNFLSPQNIRPYIQKLKVSVYVGDWLSKDNNQNVLINELSSILKDILNKLDDESVVKFISNKAEEMTDSLKLNSVVGNGIEYLLNKNDHQKIITNLSSQIKNYILDNQQMVSERVGKESFFLIPKSVDNKIAEKITKGLSDYFLEVEENLNHPLRAEITNKILDFSQELKEEPKWETEFDSIKSDFLQSNKIKQYSSDIWQSLKSSLIKELSDEDSKLKSYVKKNIDEFVSNLQNDEQFQSRIDNWVRLTAYKYILKNTQNFGELISTTVGNWEGKELSRKLELEVGKDLQFIRINGTIVGGLVGLLIYTIANFI
- a CDS encoding M48 family metallopeptidase: MNRFLLVLMLSIFSFSNAQNNYKPIDTADYLQRKSFLTTYIKDSETYNKKQKDKYEGKTGREISAALSRFQKDFQDEVKNKNFVFNTGFNHYVNQMVEQILKSNSLDFPNLKVLVEKDNSPNAYCMGDGTLVVNMGLFNWVDNEGQLASVICHELGHLFLDHSIKIQLENIQLGKDGKAEAKTLTLVQNNKGEKAHQFYKRQLYKFSAQKRKQENEADSLGYIYYQKSNFSKPDFRKALLNLKKYDTISPKIVKAETYKQFFDLPNHPFKEQWMKKEDFSGYDYSHYKEKIDKDSVASHPEIEARIQYLDKHFPLQDLVSKEEPKPDFIDLQKIAKMEVLPNFYQSEDYGVGIYSALQFLQKEDPDIDYYKYWLGKNFEKIYEARKNYKLNRYLDRVDPKNQSESYQQFLNFMWNLSLDDIKYITEFYNKKSL